In the genome of Oxalobacter aliiformigenes, one region contains:
- a CDS encoding ribonucleoside triphosphate reductase: MKAEESVVIEREAVQPAPSVLPPLPQRIIKRDGAEVPFDAKRITVALTKAGRATGDFGEDEAQLLTQRTLKVLRHRFVGAPPTVEQVQDVVEQMLVDANHTKTFRAYATYRDQRHRLRQDKRTLVDVASSVEEYVDRADWRVQANANQGYSLGGLILNVSGKVTANYWLSHVYPPEIGQAHRDADYHIHDLDMLCGYCAGWSLRQLLYEGFNGVPGKPEADPPRHFSTALGQMVNFLGTLQNEWAGAQAFSSFDTYLAPFVRNDGLSYDDVKQHMQEFIYNLNVPSRWGTQTPFTNLTFDWVCPEDLREQVPVIGGVEMPFTYGELQKEMDMLNRAYIEVMTAGDRRGRVFTFPIPTYNITADFPWESENAERLFAMTAKYGLPYFQNFLNSDLSPNMVRSMCCRLQLDLRELLKRGNGLFGSAEQTGSIGVVTINCARLGYLFKGDEKGLFARLDHLADMAKDSLEIKRKVVQRLMDDGLFPYTRRYLGKLRNHFSTIGVNGINEMIRNFTNDKDDITTEFGHNFALRLLDHLRERMKSYQEETGSLYNLEATPAEGTTYRFAREDRKRYPDIIQAGTPEHPYYTNSSQLPVGYTDDPFEALRCQDDLQIRYTGGTVLHLYMQEQISSPDACRKLVKTALTHFRLPYLTVTPTFSICPKHGYLAGEHEFCPICDEELMVQMEKQTH, translated from the coding sequence ATGAAAGCGGAAGAAAGTGTCGTAATTGAGCGGGAGGCGGTTCAGCCGGCGCCTTCCGTATTGCCTCCATTGCCGCAGCGGATCATCAAGCGTGACGGAGCCGAAGTGCCGTTTGACGCAAAAAGGATTACTGTCGCTTTGACCAAGGCGGGAAGAGCGACGGGAGATTTCGGCGAAGATGAAGCGCAACTTCTGACACAGAGAACGTTGAAGGTCTTGCGTCACCGTTTTGTCGGTGCGCCTCCGACGGTGGAACAGGTTCAGGATGTTGTGGAACAGATGCTGGTTGATGCCAATCATACGAAAACGTTTCGTGCCTATGCCACTTATCGTGACCAGCGCCACCGCCTGAGACAGGACAAGAGAACACTGGTCGATGTCGCCTCTTCTGTTGAGGAGTATGTCGATCGTGCGGACTGGCGTGTTCAGGCCAATGCCAATCAGGGGTATTCGCTCGGTGGCCTGATTCTGAACGTTTCGGGCAAGGTGACGGCCAATTACTGGCTGAGCCATGTTTATCCTCCGGAAATCGGACAGGCTCATCGTGATGCCGATTACCATATCCATGATCTGGACATGTTGTGCGGATATTGTGCCGGCTGGTCGTTGAGACAGTTGTTGTATGAAGGATTCAACGGTGTTCCGGGAAAACCGGAAGCCGATCCACCTAGACATTTTTCGACGGCGCTGGGCCAGATGGTCAATTTTCTGGGTACGTTGCAAAACGAATGGGCGGGAGCACAGGCATTCAGTTCGTTTGACACCTATCTGGCGCCGTTTGTCAGAAACGACGGATTGTCTTATGACGATGTCAAGCAGCACATGCAGGAATTCATCTATAACCTGAATGTACCGTCCAGGTGGGGAACGCAGACTCCGTTTACCAATCTGACTTTCGACTGGGTTTGTCCCGAAGATTTGCGTGAACAGGTTCCGGTTATCGGCGGAGTGGAAATGCCGTTCACTTATGGTGAATTGCAGAAGGAAATGGATATGTTAAACCGTGCCTATATCGAAGTGATGACGGCAGGTGACCGGCGTGGCCGGGTGTTCACGTTCCCTATTCCGACCTATAACATTACTGCCGATTTCCCATGGGAATCGGAAAATGCGGAACGGCTTTTTGCCATGACGGCCAAATATGGTTTGCCCTATTTCCAGAATTTTCTCAATTCGGATCTTTCCCCGAACATGGTGCGTTCCATGTGTTGCCGTCTGCAGCTGGATTTGCGTGAGCTGCTGAAACGGGGAAACGGCCTTTTCGGATCGGCGGAACAGACCGGTTCGATCGGGGTCGTCACCATCAATTGCGCCCGTCTCGGCTATTTGTTCAAGGGGGATGAAAAGGGGCTGTTCGCCCGTCTGGATCATCTGGCCGATATGGCGAAAGACAGTCTGGAAATCAAGCGCAAGGTGGTTCAGCGTTTGATGGATGATGGACTGTTCCCCTATACACGTCGTTATCTGGGCAAATTGCGCAATCATTTTTCGACGATCGGTGTTAACGGCATCAATGAAATGATTCGTAATTTCACCAATGACAAGGATGATATTACAACGGAGTTCGGCCACAATTTCGCACTTCGTCTGCTGGATCATCTGCGTGAACGGATGAAGAGTTATCAGGAAGAAACGGGCAGTCTCTACAATCTGGAAGCGACTCCGGCAGAGGGGACGACGTACCGTTTTGCACGGGAAGACAGGAAACGTTATCCGGATATTATTCAGGCCGGTACGCCGGAACATCCGTATTACACGAATTCGTCCCAGTTGCCGGTCGGTTATACGGACGATCCTTTTGAAGCCTTGCGCTGTCAGGATGATTTGCAGATCCGCTATACGGGGGGAACCGTGTTGCATCTTTACATGCAGGAGCAGATTTCATCGCCTGACGCCTGCCGCAAACTGGTCAAGACGGCACTGACCCATTTCAGGCTGCCTTATCTGACGGTGACACCGACGTTCTCCATTTGCCCGAAACACGGTTATCTGGCGGGCGAACATGAGTTCTGTCCGATTTGTGATGAAGAACTGATGGTACAGATGGAAAAACAGACACACTGA
- the nrdD gene encoding anaerobic ribonucleoside-triphosphate reductase, translating into MDKSQLPQEKRQRCEVWTRVMGYHRPVSEFNPGKQSEHHDRVHFVESAIPDLDRICGCGK; encoded by the coding sequence ATGGATAAATCACAATTGCCACAGGAAAAAAGACAGCGTTGCGAAGTCTGGACCCGTGTGATGGGATACCACCGGCCGGTTTCGGAATTCAATCCCGGAAAGCAAAGTGAACACCATGACCGCGTTCATTTTGTTGAATCCGCTATTCCTGATCTGGACAGGATTTGTGGCTGCGGTAAGTAA
- a CDS encoding anaerobic ribonucleoside-triphosphate reductase activating protein, whose translation MAAVSNIVLQVGGITPFTTIDFPGRLAAVIFCQGCPWRCQYCHNRHLLPAGENGKYPWEEVLRWLETRRGLLEGVVFSGGEPLLQRQLPEAVEQLHRDGFEVALHTSGVYPERLRKILPSVEWVGLDIKAPFDEYDVITGGGNGERVRDSLGFVLAFGKAHELRCTLDPDFFNVERAEKMARQLVEMGADHLVLQSCRDEVHRRKRPVSKEIIASFERFLPSVTCRL comes from the coding sequence GTGGCTGCGGTAAGTAATATTGTTCTGCAGGTCGGGGGAATCACGCCGTTTACGACGATAGATTTTCCCGGCAGGCTTGCCGCAGTCATTTTCTGTCAGGGATGTCCGTGGCGTTGCCAGTATTGCCATAACCGGCATTTGTTACCTGCCGGTGAAAACGGGAAATATCCCTGGGAAGAGGTGTTGCGCTGGCTGGAGACGAGACGTGGCCTTCTGGAGGGGGTTGTGTTCAGCGGTGGCGAGCCTTTGCTGCAGAGGCAGTTGCCTGAAGCTGTTGAACAGCTTCACCGGGATGGTTTTGAAGTCGCGCTGCATACGTCCGGCGTTTATCCGGAAAGACTCCGGAAAATCCTGCCGTCTGTTGAATGGGTCGGGCTGGATATCAAGGCACCGTTTGACGAGTATGATGTCATTACGGGAGGAGGAAACGGTGAACGCGTACGTGACTCGTTGGGTTTCGTTCTGGCCTTTGGAAAGGCGCATGAATTGCGTTGCACGCTTGATCCTGACTTCTTCAATGTCGAAAGGGCGGAAAAAATGGCCCGGCAACTGGTGGAAATGGGGGCGGATCATCTGGTTCTTCAATCGTGCCGGGATGAGGTACATCGTCGCAAGCGTCCTGTTTCGAAGGAAATCATCGCTTCGTTCGAACGGTTTCTTCCTTCTGTGACCTGCCGTCTTTGA
- a CDS encoding hemolysin family protein translates to MSAFLTDLLLLVLLTLLNGIFAMSEIALVSSRKVRLQSLSDEGSSGARKALELYRFPARFLSTIQVGITSIGILSGAVGEKAISAPFAAWLGKVPYLHPWSKGIALAVTVVCLTYFTVVIGELVPKSLALLAPERLASLTSRPLSALAAIALPLVWLLSKSSEWLLGLLGVKKNNEPPISDNEIRALMGQGTQAGVFHKGEQEIVSNVLRLDQQPVVEIMTPKHDLAILDLEDSLDILRNRIAASGHTRLIVCRDGLSHILGILRRGDLLGKTISGTPVTLEDIESVLQKPLFVPETISTIQLMENFRHSKNSLALIVDEYGDVQGIVTLNDVLAAIVGDYSVPEIQEEDDLIRREDGSWLVDGEVSLERLTSELGIRHDLPGEDSNRFHTVGGFMMYMLGRIPAAADRFDVGGWRFEVMDMDKNRVDKVLVTPFKPDEGDKRQE, encoded by the coding sequence ATGAGTGCGTTCCTGACAGATCTGCTGTTGCTGGTTTTGCTTACCCTGTTAAATGGCATTTTTGCCATGTCGGAAATCGCACTGGTTTCTTCCAGAAAGGTGAGGTTGCAAAGCCTGTCGGATGAAGGAAGTTCCGGTGCCAGAAAGGCGCTTGAACTTTATCGGTTTCCCGCCCGTTTTCTGTCGACTATTCAGGTTGGTATCACCTCTATCGGTATCTTGAGCGGCGCTGTCGGTGAGAAGGCGATTTCAGCTCCTTTTGCCGCATGGTTGGGAAAGGTACCTTATCTGCATCCTTGGTCGAAGGGAATTGCATTGGCGGTAACCGTCGTTTGCCTGACGTATTTTACGGTCGTTATCGGTGAGCTTGTTCCGAAAAGTCTGGCCTTGCTGGCTCCTGAACGTCTTGCATCGCTGACGTCGCGGCCTTTGAGTGCACTTGCCGCCATTGCGTTGCCGCTGGTGTGGCTGTTATCGAAGTCAAGTGAGTGGTTGCTGGGTTTGCTGGGGGTCAAAAAGAACAATGAACCGCCGATCAGCGACAACGAAATCAGGGCCTTGATGGGACAGGGTACTCAGGCGGGTGTTTTTCACAAGGGGGAACAGGAAATTGTTTCCAATGTCTTGAGGCTCGATCAGCAGCCTGTGGTTGAAATCATGACGCCGAAACACGATCTGGCGATACTTGATCTTGAGGATTCTCTTGATATATTGAGGAACCGGATTGCAGCGTCGGGACATACAAGACTGATTGTCTGTCGTGATGGCCTTTCACATATACTGGGTATATTGCGACGCGGCGATCTGTTGGGAAAGACCATAAGCGGAACACCCGTTACACTGGAAGATATCGAATCCGTGCTGCAAAAACCCCTGTTTGTCCCGGAAACGATCAGTACGATTCAGTTGATGGAGAATTTTCGTCATTCGAAAAATTCACTGGCACTGATTGTGGATGAATATGGCGATGTCCAGGGAATCGTGACGCTAAACGATGTATTGGCAGCGATTGTCGGAGATTATTCTGTCCCTGAAATCCAGGAGGAAGATGATCTTATCCGCCGTGAGGACGGTTCATGGCTCGTGGACGGGGAAGTCAGTCTGGAAAGGCTGACGTCGGAGTTGGGTATCCGGCATGATTTGCCCGGGGAAGATTCGAACCGGTTTCATACAGTGGGTGGTTTTATGATGTACATGCTTGGCAGAATACCGGCCGCTGCCGATCGTTTCGATGTCGGTGGCTGGCGTTTTGAGGTCATGGACATGGATAAAAATCGCGTTGACAAGGTTCTGGTTACGCCATTCAAGCCTGATGAGGGGGATAAAAGGCAGGAGTGA
- a CDS encoding polyprenyl synthetase family protein translates to MNDYKNNGPDNAFLTPILPDLEAVNRIIRQQMHSDVALIGRIADYIINAGGKRIRPVLVLLMAKALGYQGTLHQILAATIEFIHTATLLHDDVVDESELRRGIPSANALFGNASSVLVGDFLYTRAFQMMVSAGNMRILDVLADATNLIAEGEVLQLMNIRNTDIDEEGYFKVIYAKTAKLFEASSVIGALVAGAAESEIDAAARFGRALGMAFQLVDDMLDYAGDKGVMGKNAGNDLKEGKMTLPLIYLMKNGSTEQKISVRKSIEDNDGSCFEGVLHAVRSAGALAYTHSKAQQAARDAAQALSVLNSGQYKKSLLELSSFSVERNY, encoded by the coding sequence TTGAACGATTACAAGAACAACGGCCCGGATAACGCTTTTCTGACGCCGATTTTGCCCGATCTGGAAGCTGTCAACCGGATTATCCGTCAACAGATGCATTCGGATGTTGCGCTTATCGGGCGCATTGCGGACTATATCATCAATGCGGGAGGCAAACGTATTCGTCCGGTTCTTGTTCTGTTAATGGCAAAAGCACTGGGCTATCAGGGGACTTTGCACCAGATTCTTGCGGCTACGATTGAATTCATTCATACCGCCACGTTGTTGCATGATGATGTGGTGGATGAATCCGAATTGAGGCGGGGCATTCCCAGTGCAAATGCGCTGTTCGGCAATGCATCTTCGGTTCTTGTTGGCGATTTTCTTTATACCCGTGCTTTCCAGATGATGGTTTCCGCAGGCAATATGCGTATTCTGGATGTTCTGGCGGATGCCACCAATCTTATTGCGGAAGGAGAGGTGCTTCAGCTGATGAATATACGCAATACCGATATTGACGAGGAAGGATACTTCAAGGTTATTTACGCCAAAACAGCGAAATTGTTTGAGGCATCCTCTGTAATCGGTGCTCTTGTCGCCGGTGCGGCCGAGAGCGAAATTGACGCGGCAGCCCGGTTTGGCCGGGCACTTGGAATGGCTTTCCAGTTGGTTGATGACATGCTCGATTATGCCGGTGACAAGGGTGTTATGGGAAAAAATGCCGGAAACGATCTGAAAGAAGGCAAAATGACTTTGCCTCTTATTTATCTGATGAAAAACGGCAGTACAGAGCAGAAGATATCTGTCCGGAAAAGTATCGAGGATAACGACGGAAGCTGTTTCGAAGGCGTTTTGCATGCTGTCCGGTCAGCCGGCGCACTGGCATATACGCACAGCAAGGCGCAACAGGCCGCTAGGGACGCGGCACAGGCTTTATCCGTTTTGAACAGTGGTCAATATAAAAAATCTCTGCTAGAATTGTCATCCTTTTCAGTGGAAAGAAATTATTAG
- a CDS encoding tryptophanase, whose protein sequence is MSNETIKMTSGEYVPIEMHKVRVVQKLNLLPIEKRLKAIEDAGYNTFLLQNRDVFMDMLTDSGTNAMSDRQIASMMIADDAYAGSESFNRLQEAVEEVLGTEYFLPAHQGRAAEHIISQAFIKKGDIVPMNFHFTTTKAHVELAGGKVVELFTNDALEIRSDKPFKGNMDIGKLKDLIKTVGKDKIPYIRMEAGTNLIGGQPFSVENMRAVRKVADENGILIVLDISLVCENMYFIKMREQEFMDKSPAEILRTLCDLADIIYFSARKISCSRGGGIATRNRDLYLRMRDLIPLFEGFLTYGGISVREIESMAVGLREATDWNVIRHSPEFIKYLVDSLDAKGIPVITPAGGLGAHLDARGFLPHLTSFDYPAGALAAALYIVSGVRGMERGTISMDRDEQGNDVPSEVELLRLAFPRRVFTLSQVKYAEDRIEWLWKNRELIGGLKFTEEPKVLRFFVGRLAPTTDWPQKLLAKFREDFGDSL, encoded by the coding sequence ATGTCCAACGAAACTATCAAGATGACCAGCGGGGAATATGTCCCTATTGAAATGCATAAAGTGAGGGTTGTTCAGAAACTCAATCTTTTGCCGATCGAAAAGCGTTTGAAAGCAATAGAAGACGCCGGTTACAATACTTTCCTGTTGCAAAATCGCGATGTCTTTATGGACATGCTGACGGATAGCGGCACCAATGCCATGTCTGACCGGCAGATCGCCTCGATGATGATTGCCGATGATGCCTACGCGGGGTCCGAATCGTTCAACCGTTTGCAGGAAGCCGTCGAGGAAGTATTGGGAACGGAATACTTCCTTCCGGCCCATCAGGGACGTGCTGCTGAGCATATTATTTCACAGGCCTTCATCAAAAAGGGCGATATCGTTCCCATGAATTTCCACTTTACGACGACCAAGGCACATGTCGAACTGGCCGGTGGGAAGGTTGTGGAGCTGTTTACGAATGATGCGCTTGAAATCCGGTCCGACAAGCCTTTCAAGGGCAATATGGATATCGGCAAACTGAAAGATCTGATCAAGACGGTTGGCAAGGACAAGATCCCCTATATCCGTATGGAAGCGGGAACCAACCTGATCGGTGGTCAGCCGTTTTCCGTTGAGAACATGCGTGCTGTACGGAAGGTCGCGGATGAAAACGGTATCCTGATCGTTCTGGATATCAGTCTGGTTTGCGAAAACATGTATTTCATCAAGATGCGTGAACAGGAATTCATGGACAAGTCTCCTGCGGAAATCCTGCGCACACTTTGCGATCTGGCCGATATCATTTATTTTTCGGCTCGCAAGATCAGTTGTTCGCGTGGAGGCGGTATTGCTACAAGGAATCGCGATCTTTATCTCAGAATGCGGGATCTGATTCCTCTCTTTGAAGGTTTTCTTACTTATGGCGGTATTTCCGTTCGGGAAATAGAATCCATGGCGGTCGGCTTGCGGGAAGCCACGGACTGGAATGTTATCCGCCATTCTCCTGAGTTCATCAAATATCTGGTGGACAGTCTGGATGCCAAGGGTATTCCGGTCATTACGCCGGCTGGCGGGCTGGGTGCCCATCTGGATGCAAGAGGGTTTTTGCCGCATCTGACGTCTTTCGATTATCCTGCTGGCGCACTGGCTGCCGCACTTTATATCGTTTCCGGGGTTCGCGGTATGGAACGGGGCACGATTTCGATGGATCGTGATGAACAGGGCAATGATGTCCCATCCGAGGTCGAATTGTTGCGTCTGGCTTTCCCGAGAAGGGTTTTCACGCTGTCGCAAGTCAAATATGCGGAAGATCGTATTGAATGGCTGTGGAAAAACCGTGAATTGATCGGTGGTCTGAAATTTACTGAAGAACCCAAGGTATTGCGTTTCTTTGTCGGACGCCTTGCTCCGACAACGGACTGGCCGCAGAAACTGCTTGCCAAATTCAGGGAAGATTTTGGCGACAGTTTGTAA
- a CDS encoding biotin--[acetyl-CoA-carboxylase] ligase produces MRRNNMLTVLESTGSVLDCAWKMVADSGLSVFDAVLSYEQTAGRGQYGRSWISPRGNVYAAVRLPSVAPFDNMEAALALSCCIAATLSDFGFDTKIKWTNDLVVDGGKVAGILLEQKGDKLIAGFGINVMSCPDSGVLRQDAALPATCLYNINPQAAANLTPETIVENLVDRLKTLDLRKFAGSWRTEALSRLLWLHEAVCLDVDGISIRGVLAGIDEHGGLMLATPEGIANHMRGTLRKV; encoded by the coding sequence ATGAGACGAAATAATATGCTGACTGTGCTTGAAAGTACCGGCTCCGTACTGGATTGTGCCTGGAAAATGGTGGCTGATTCCGGATTATCTGTTTTTGATGCGGTTCTTTCTTATGAACAAACTGCCGGTCGGGGGCAGTATGGACGATCCTGGATCAGTCCGAGGGGCAATGTTTATGCAGCAGTCCGGCTTCCTTCTGTTGCGCCGTTTGACAATATGGAAGCCGCTTTGGCATTGTCGTGTTGTATCGCTGCGACACTTTCCGATTTCGGGTTCGATACAAAAATCAAGTGGACGAATGATCTTGTTGTTGATGGCGGCAAGGTGGCCGGTATCCTTCTTGAGCAAAAGGGCGATAAGCTGATTGCCGGTTTTGGTATTAATGTCATGTCTTGTCCTGATTCCGGTGTTCTTCGTCAGGATGCGGCACTTCCGGCTACTTGCCTGTACAATATCAATCCTCAGGCGGCGGCGAATCTCACTCCTGAAACCATTGTGGAAAATCTGGTTGACCGGTTGAAAACGCTTGATCTTCGCAAGTTTGCGGGTTCGTGGCGTACAGAAGCTCTTTCCCGTCTTTTATGGCTGCATGAGGCGGTCTGTCTCGATGTTGACGGAATATCCATTCGTGGTGTTTTGGCCGGGATAGATGAGCATGGCGGCCTGATGCTGGCGACTCCGGAGGGTATTGCGAACCATATGAGGGGTACTCTGAGGAAGGTTTGA